Proteins from one Parasteatoda tepidariorum isolate YZ-2023 chromosome 4, CAS_Ptep_4.0, whole genome shotgun sequence genomic window:
- the LOC139425442 gene encoding zinc finger MYM-type protein 1-like: MRIQNEFIHLLASTVRNQLINDIKRNKYYGLLFDSTPDISHREQMSQVARYVDADFINKKVSIKESFLSFIEIHAKDAASIENTILEKLNYDEISLTNCRSQCYDNAAVMAGHTSETRWSARIQAVIVIIYGLENIKELIEKLAEHTTTTSDNRSEATILLQNILTFSFITLVHFWYEILRRIDRVQLRLQDPRMNFREVFHDLESLATELAEI, from the exons atgagg attcaaaatgaattcattCATCTTCTGGCATCTACAGTTcgaaatcaactaataaacgatatcaaaagaaataaatattatggacTTTTGTTTGATTCAACTCCTGATATCTCTCATCGAGAACAAATGTCCCAAGTCGCTAGGTATGTAGATGctgattttatcaataaaaaagtttccatcaaagaatcttttttgagttttattgaaatacatgCTAAAGATGCAGCCTCGatcgaaaatacaattttagagaaattaaattacgatgaaatttcattaacaaactGCAGATCACAATGTTACGATAATGCTGCCGTGATGGCAGGTCACACATCTGAAACGCGATGGAGCGCCAGAATACAAGCGGTTATCGTTATCATCTATGGGCTAGAGAATATAAAAgaactaatagaaaaattagcAGAGCACACTACCACTACAAGTGACAACAGAAGTGAAGCTACAATTCTGTTGCAAAATATACTAACctttagttttataactttagttCATTTCTGGTATGAAATCTTAAGAAGGATTGATCGTGTGCAGCTCAGATTACAAGATCCTAGAATGAATTTTAGAGAAGTGTTCCATGATCTTGAATCATTAGCGACTGAACTAGCCGAAATTTGA